The Candidatus Nanopelagicus abundans genome includes a region encoding these proteins:
- a CDS encoding Gfo/Idh/MocA family protein, translating to MNTTRWGLIGAGWIATKAIAPAMHAQPNAIVQGVASSDLKRAQLLNPITIHNSYEALINDPLVDAVYISLPNHLHCEWSIKALNAGKHVLCEKPFAMNVAEVESMARAARDNDRLLVEAVSAMWHPRMKRVVDYVKAGNIGELVSIDSSFTFPASLEGNSRLSPAMGGGALFDVGIYPLHAITALIGDDANTVIKSCDVKIGPTGIDLTSRWTMSINDLITASGLASFEMPENQSLIIRGEKSSAELIGTQAFTSWHSASSLRLGEQVEEFEAVDPYMLMIENFGKKIHDQVSWVLPLETSLSVQKMLGQLQSSH from the coding sequence ATGAACACCACTCGTTGGGGATTAATTGGTGCAGGCTGGATTGCAACCAAAGCAATCGCGCCAGCGATGCATGCACAACCTAACGCGATAGTTCAAGGGGTAGCTAGTAGTGATCTCAAACGTGCACAACTGCTTAACCCAATTACTATTCACAATAGTTATGAAGCACTGATAAATGATCCATTAGTTGATGCGGTTTATATCAGCCTTCCTAATCACTTACATTGTGAGTGGAGTATTAAGGCTCTTAACGCCGGCAAACATGTTTTGTGTGAAAAACCATTTGCGATGAACGTTGCAGAGGTTGAATCCATGGCCCGCGCAGCACGTGATAATGATCGATTACTAGTTGAGGCAGTTAGTGCCATGTGGCATCCAAGGATGAAGCGGGTAGTTGATTACGTAAAAGCTGGAAATATTGGCGAACTAGTTTCTATTGATTCATCATTTACTTTCCCTGCCTCTCTTGAAGGAAATTCTCGACTCTCACCAGCCATGGGAGGGGGTGCACTTTTTGATGTCGGTATTTATCCACTCCATGCGATCACAGCTCTAATCGGTGATGATGCAAATACAGTAATTAAAAGTTGTGATGTAAAAATTGGACCTACGGGAATTGATCTGACAAGTAGATGGACGATGAGCATTAATGATTTGATCACCGCTTCTGGCTTGGCTTCATTTGAAATGCCCGAGAACCAAAGTTTGATCATCCGTGGTGAGAAGAGCTCTGCCGAACTTATTGGGACACAAGCATTTACCTCATGGCACTCTGCAAGTAGCTTGCGATTAGGTGAGCAAGTTGAAGAGTTTGAAGCGGTGGACCCATACATGCTGATGATTGAAAATTTTGGTAAAAAAATTCACGATCAAGTGAGTTGGGTTCTCCCACTAGAAACATCACTATCGGTTCAGA
- a CDS encoding Gfo/Idh/MocA family protein has product MSESVKEINVGLLAYGAIGDEHSRAITAVNGLRLTAVADTNPDRLSAAKDLAPDITTFTDSLQMLDSGLIQLVVISTPPNSHYLWAKESLNRGLNVILEKPMALSVEHCDELMALAASKNLLLVVYQNRRFDADFITIKKLIDEGVIGEVFSYESFVGGYSKPCSYWHSDAQVSGGAIFDWGSHFIDQILAIIPSEVDTVSAINQKRVWKHVTNADHADVLITFSNGARASFTNSDLAAARKPKFYILGTTGAITGNWDPAAASAPADLPAILTVHRSDGTDEVIPNSPATPYSFHQSVVAYLNHKTPMNVTTRQSRDVVAIMQAAEESALSNGRSVIPLLIK; this is encoded by the coding sequence GTGTCTGAAAGTGTAAAAGAAATTAATGTCGGCTTACTTGCATACGGGGCAATCGGTGATGAACACAGTCGGGCAATTACTGCAGTTAATGGCCTAAGACTTACCGCGGTAGCTGACACAAATCCAGATAGGTTATCGGCTGCAAAAGATTTGGCGCCAGATATAACAACATTTACTGATTCCTTACAGATGTTAGATTCTGGATTAATTCAGCTGGTAGTCATCTCAACTCCCCCAAATAGTCATTACCTGTGGGCAAAAGAATCTTTAAATCGGGGTCTTAATGTGATCCTAGAAAAACCAATGGCGCTTTCAGTTGAGCATTGTGATGAGTTAATGGCGCTGGCTGCTTCAAAAAATCTTCTTCTAGTTGTCTATCAAAATCGGCGCTTTGATGCCGATTTCATAACAATAAAAAAATTAATTGATGAAGGAGTTATCGGTGAAGTCTTCTCCTATGAGAGTTTTGTTGGCGGATACTCCAAACCATGTTCATACTGGCATTCAGATGCGCAAGTCTCTGGTGGTGCTATTTTTGATTGGGGTAGCCACTTTATCGATCAGATTCTGGCAATAATTCCAAGTGAAGTAGATACAGTGAGTGCAATTAATCAGAAGCGTGTTTGGAAGCATGTTACAAATGCTGATCATGCAGATGTTTTAATCACATTTTCAAATGGTGCTCGGGCATCATTTACTAATTCAGATCTTGCGGCGGCGCGTAAACCTAAATTTTATATTCTAGGAACAACCGGTGCGATAACTGGTAATTGGGACCCAGCAGCTGCTTCAGCACCAGCTGATTTACCGGCAATCCTTACGGTGCATCGATCAGACGGAACTGATGAAGTAATACCAAACTCACCAGCTACTCCTTATTCATTTCACCAAAGCGTGGTTGCATATCTAAATCATAAAACTCCAATGAATGTAACAACTCGTCAATCTCGTGATGTAGTTGCAATAATGCAAGCAGCGGAAGAGTCTGCGCTATCTAATGGTCGTTCGGTAATACCTTTACTGATTAAATGA
- a CDS encoding M23 family metallopeptidase: protein MKIKVAILTTAFMFVVLTTATAAPIYTFPIAGCTVKYGKYHHDYPATDIDAKKGCAFVAPIAGVVDEVNTEDKWSGKTNKGADRGGLSISIIGDDGNRYYGSHLSKIEANIVPGYKVVTGEKLGEIGTSGSAKGTKPHLHFGISYPTDKGVWWIRRGVGLEKGKTSPWKYLQAWQVGKDLKPKVVIPAVIPAEPK, encoded by the coding sequence ATGAAAATTAAGGTGGCAATACTTACTACAGCTTTTATGTTCGTGGTTTTAACAACTGCCACAGCCGCCCCCATCTACACCTTCCCAATTGCAGGCTGCACCGTTAAGTATGGAAAGTATCACCATGATTATCCAGCCACAGATATTGACGCTAAAAAAGGTTGCGCATTTGTTGCACCTATTGCTGGCGTAGTTGATGAGGTAAACACAGAAGATAAGTGGAGTGGTAAAACAAATAAAGGCGCAGACCGTGGTGGGTTATCAATTTCAATAATTGGCGATGATGGAAATAGATATTACGGCAGCCATCTTTCTAAGATTGAAGCCAATATTGTGCCAGGATATAAAGTTGTAACTGGTGAAAAGTTAGGTGAGATTGGAACTAGCGGAAGTGCTAAAGGCACAAAGCCTCATCTGCACTTTGGAATCTCATATCCAACTGATAAAGGTGTTTGGTGGATAAGAAGAGGTGTTGGATTAGAAAAAGGTAAAACATCACCCTGGAAGTATTTACAAGCATGGCAGGTAGGTAAGGATTTAAAACCTAAGGTTGTAATACCTGCAGTTATTCCAGCTGAGCCAAAGTAA
- a CDS encoding cold-shock protein: protein MATGTVKWFNSEKGFGFIAVDGGGQDVFVHYSAIQGNGYKSLEEGQAVTFEVVQGPKGPQADAVNPA, encoded by the coding sequence ATGGCAACAGGTACAGTTAAGTGGTTCAACTCTGAAAAGGGTTTCGGTTTCATTGCAGTTGATGGTGGCGGACAAGATGTTTTCGTTCACTACTCAGCAATCCAAGGAAACGGTTACAAATCTCTTGAAGAGGGTCAAGCAGTTACATTCGAAGTAGTCCAAGGTCCAAAAGGTCCTCAGGCTGACGCTGTAAATCCTGCTTAA
- a CDS encoding DUF3145 family protein, whose product MSKSSNYAGRILIYSAPAALQEHITWAIEQGLGQVIKLPWQNQPLNPATKALQLEYKHHMPIAAKLATALKAWHYIRFEIREVNKNTQDATYYRATPDLGLHQAQLASNGDVVLNENQVNSILKNSLSYEKLQANLENALGISWDLELEPYRLALATPILDTVSKSG is encoded by the coding sequence GTGAGTAAATCTTCTAATTACGCTGGGCGGATACTTATTTATTCAGCCCCAGCTGCCCTACAAGAACATATTACGTGGGCGATAGAGCAAGGACTTGGGCAGGTAATTAAATTGCCCTGGCAAAATCAACCATTAAACCCAGCTACTAAAGCGCTGCAGCTTGAGTACAAACACCACATGCCAATTGCTGCAAAACTTGCTACCGCTCTTAAAGCTTGGCACTACATCAGATTTGAAATTAGAGAAGTAAATAAAAATACTCAAGATGCAACTTATTACCGCGCCACCCCGGATCTAGGACTTCATCAGGCACAACTTGCTTCAAATGGTGATGTAGTTTTAAATGAAAATCAGGTTAATAGCATCTTAAAAAACTCTTTGAGTTATGAAAAACTCCAAGCAAATCTTGAGAACGCACTGGGTATTAGTTGGGACCTTGAACTTGAGCCATACCGGCTCGCACTGGCAACTCCAATATTAGATACGGTAAGTAAAAGTGGATAA
- a CDS encoding SIMPL domain-containing protein (The SIMPL domain is named for its presence in mouse protein SIMPL (signalling molecule that associates with mouse pelle-like kinase). Bacterial member BP26, from Brucella, was shown to assemble into a channel-like structure, while YggE from E. coli has been associated with resistance to oxidative stress.), whose protein sequence is MNFEASDRIKFAASVLAAAILSSGLTLGLYKVGGGLAARAGNAITVTGTASENATADNAVWTLNLNESQKTLAASVSTIDASASALKKYLLTGGITEDQIELGPINSNAIMEYVNGNQTGRILSYQAYRSVTVRTKDVQLVAKLSNNIGTLLATGVNVGNYGPAYYLSTLDKMRAKLLASAMKDAKERATAITEAVGGKVGALVSVSGGPTQVTTKNSLDRAAGGIYDVSTIEKTVNVTLSASFKTK, encoded by the coding sequence ATGAATTTTGAAGCAAGTGATCGAATTAAATTTGCTGCATCAGTACTAGCGGCTGCAATTTTATCCTCTGGCTTAACACTTGGTCTTTATAAAGTAGGCGGCGGTTTAGCAGCGCGCGCAGGAAATGCCATTACCGTTACAGGAACTGCTTCTGAGAACGCCACTGCAGATAATGCAGTATGGACACTTAATTTAAATGAGTCACAAAAAACCTTAGCTGCATCGGTAAGCACAATCGATGCAAGTGCTAGTGCATTAAAGAAGTACTTATTAACTGGTGGTATCACTGAAGATCAGATTGAACTTGGCCCTATTAATAGCAACGCCATTATGGAGTATGTAAATGGTAATCAGACTGGGCGAATCTTGTCTTATCAGGCATATCGCTCTGTAACTGTTAGAACTAAAGATGTGCAACTTGTAGCTAAATTAAGTAATAACATCGGCACACTTCTTGCAACCGGAGTAAATGTTGGTAACTACGGTCCTGCTTATTACCTTTCAACCTTAGATAAAATGCGAGCTAAGTTATTAGCTTCAGCCATGAAGGATGCCAAGGAGCGAGCAACTGCGATTACTGAAGCGGTGGGTGGAAAAGTTGGCGCACTAGTATCTGTTTCAGGTGGACCAACTCAGGTAACAACTAAGAACTCACTAGATCGAGCAGCCGGTGGTATCTATGATGTTTCAACGATAGAGAAGACGGTTAATGTGACCTTGTCTGCGAGCTTTAAAACTAAGTAA
- a CDS encoding SGNH/GDSL hydrolase family protein, with the protein MDAIRPHPTFVVLGDSAAFGTGDEVSTGKFRGWAGFIAEAFQDGCDYFNFSRPGAKSTEVLEKQLPKALREKPDICAVIVGGNDMLRNGFDPVLLYNNLRNCCQQLLAMGSEVIMVELHDPNKLLKLPVLMRRVLNRRVTAVNAVYRKVAAEFEIITVKTRAINDVHNLGNWHIDRMHPGPAGHFMLARNIADQLRRRGWAISMPYQLSITRKSRAEKVKWMLRNGTPWFLKRSVDLLPAAIILMFFEFARVLLEKISPARKSAELSFLSKIESDPVKLEILKAS; encoded by the coding sequence ATGGATGCGATTCGTCCCCATCCAACATTTGTAGTTTTAGGTGATAGCGCAGCATTTGGTACTGGAGATGAAGTAAGTACTGGGAAGTTTCGTGGTTGGGCAGGCTTTATTGCTGAAGCATTTCAAGATGGTTGTGATTACTTTAATTTTTCAAGGCCCGGTGCTAAATCAACTGAAGTCTTAGAAAAACAACTACCAAAAGCGCTACGAGAGAAACCAGATATTTGCGCGGTGATAGTTGGAGGCAATGACATGCTTCGTAATGGCTTTGATCCAGTTTTGCTATATAACAATCTGCGAAACTGCTGTCAGCAATTATTAGCAATGGGTAGTGAGGTAATTATGGTTGAACTACATGACCCAAATAAATTACTTAAATTACCTGTTCTTATGCGAAGAGTATTAAATCGAAGAGTTACTGCTGTTAATGCGGTTTATCGAAAAGTAGCGGCGGAGTTTGAAATAATTACCGTTAAAACTAGAGCAATTAATGATGTGCATAATTTAGGAAATTGGCATATTGATCGGATGCACCCAGGCCCTGCTGGTCATTTTATGTTAGCCCGCAATATCGCCGATCAACTACGCCGCCGTGGTTGGGCTATCTCAATGCCATATCAATTATCAATTACTAGAAAGAGTAGGGCGGAAAAAGTTAAGTGGATGCTGCGCAATGGCACACCCTGGTTTTTAAAGCGAAGTGTTGACCTTCTGCCGGCTGCGATTATTTTAATGTTCTTTGAGTTTGCCCGCGTACTTCTTGAAAAGATTTCACCAGCTAGAAAATCAGCTGAATTATCTTTTTTATCAAAGATTGAATCTGATCCGGTAAAACTTGAAATATTAAAGGCTAGCTAA
- a CDS encoding glycosyltransferase: protein MRIVHVANFYGPSSGGIKTTLHELGRGYLKYGHEFIYIVPGPRYIKEQTPFGLKITLPSFTLPASGGYQIIRSNKQLLNLLEFLNPDRIEVSDRFTLLKVGRWAKQHKVASLVFSHETLNGLVKKYAPLIPVSFRNRFVNWHNRKLAASFDTVIATTEFAAAEFVRIKTTNLRKVALGVDLQGFKPENRDHKLRKELLKGAEYLLVHCGRMSPEKEPARSVQAVSELVKAGVNVRLIIVGGGPLWNKIRKQSLGLPIEMLGYVASREKVAGYLAAADIAIAPGPLETFCLSALESLASGTPVVASKSSAVGEILNINSIRPAGAVASDNGADFAIAIKQLLNKGRLRKVAREQAEKFSWANTVDAMLDVHGAKQPMITTKRRLKVA from the coding sequence ATGAGAATTGTCCATGTAGCTAATTTTTATGGCCCAAGCTCAGGTGGAATTAAAACTACCCTGCACGAGTTAGGCCGTGGTTACTTAAAGTATGGCCATGAATTTATCTATATCGTCCCTGGGCCTAGGTACATTAAAGAGCAAACACCTTTTGGTTTAAAAATAACTCTACCTAGCTTCACCTTGCCGGCAAGTGGTGGGTATCAGATCATTCGAAGTAATAAGCAGTTATTAAATCTTTTAGAGTTTTTAAACCCAGATCGTATTGAGGTTTCAGATCGCTTTACCTTACTTAAGGTCGGCAGATGGGCAAAGCAACATAAAGTGGCCTCATTAGTTTTCTCTCATGAAACCTTAAATGGCCTAGTTAAAAAGTATGCACCATTAATACCTGTCTCATTTAGAAATAGATTTGTTAATTGGCATAACCGCAAATTAGCAGCAAGCTTTGACACCGTAATTGCTACTACTGAATTTGCCGCTGCAGAGTTTGTGCGGATAAAAACTACTAACCTGCGCAAGGTTGCACTAGGTGTTGATCTTCAAGGTTTTAAACCGGAAAACCGTGACCATAAATTACGTAAAGAGTTACTAAAGGGTGCTGAATACCTACTAGTTCATTGCGGGCGAATGTCACCAGAAAAAGAGCCGGCTAGAAGCGTGCAGGCGGTTAGTGAGTTAGTAAAAGCTGGTGTTAACGTGCGATTAATTATTGTTGGCGGTGGACCACTTTGGAACAAGATTAGAAAACAAAGTTTAGGGCTACCTATTGAGATGTTAGGTTATGTGGCTAGCCGCGAAAAAGTGGCAGGCTACTTAGCGGCCGCAGATATTGCTATCGCACCCGGCCCACTAGAAACATTTTGCTTATCAGCCCTTGAATCACTCGCCAGTGGCACACCAGTTGTTGCATCTAAATCAAGTGCGGTTGGTGAAATTTTAAATATTAATTCAATAAGACCTGCTGGAGCTGTTGCAAGTGATAATGGCGCAGACTTTGCAATAGCGATTAAGCAGTTGCTAAATAAAGGCAGACTACGCAAAGTTGCGCGCGAGCAAGCTGAAAAATTCTCTTGGGCCAATACAGTTGATGCGATGTTAGATGTTCATGGCGCTAAGCAACCAATGATTACTACTAAACGGCGGTTAAAGGTTGCCTAA